A genome region from Rattus norvegicus strain BN/NHsdMcwi chromosome 17, GRCr8, whole genome shotgun sequence includes the following:
- the Riok1 gene encoding serine/threonine-protein kinase RIO1 isoform X1 → MSTPIDKSLRKFENKINLSKLNVTDSVINKVTVKLRQKEAESYRIKDKADRATVEQVLDPRTRMILFKLLHKEHISEIHGCISTGKEANVYYASTPSGESRAIKIYKTSILMFKDRDKYVTGEFRFRRGYCKGNPRKMVKTWAEKEMRNLSRLRTANIPCPEPIRLRSHVLLMSFIGKDDMPAPLLKNVQLSESKARELYLQVIQYMRKMYQDARLVHADLSEFNMLYHGGDVYIIDVSQSVEHDHPHALEFLRKDCANVNDFFFKHAVAVMTVKELFEFVTDPSITLENIDAYLEKAMEIASQRTMEEKTSQDHVDEEVFKQAYIPRTLNEVKNYERDVDIMMRLKEEDMALNTQQDNILYQTVTGLKKDLSGVQKVPALLESEVKEETCFDSDDAGSSECSDTDPEEQGDQAGCQNHTADPDVDKKERKKMVKEAQREKRKNKIPKHVKKRKEKTAKAKKGK, encoded by the exons ATGTCTACTCCAATTGACAAGTCTTTGCgaaaatttgaaaataagatCAATctaa gTAAGCTGAATGTTACTGATTCTGTCATAAATAAAGTCACCGTAAAATTGAGACAAAAAGAAGCAGAATC GTATCGCATTAAAGACAAGGCCGACAGAGCAACTGTAGAACAG gttttggaTCCCAGAACAAGGATGATTTTATTCAAGTTGTTGCATAAAGAGCACATATCAGAGATACATGGCTGCATCAGTACTGGAAAAGAA GCTAATGTATACTATGCTAGCACACCCAGTGGAGAGAGCAGAGCaatcaaaatatacaaaacttCTATTTTGATGTTCAAAGATCGTGATAAGTATGTGACTGGGGAGTTCAG GTTCCGCCGTGGCTATTGCAAAGGAAACCCTAGAAAAATGGTGAAGACGTGGGCAGAGAAGGAGATGAGGAATTTGTCCAG GTTAAGAACAGCAAACATACCATGCCCAGAACCAATCAGGCTAAGAAGTCATGTTCTCCTCATGAGCTTCATTGGCAAGGATGACAT GCCTGCACCACTTTTGAAAAATGTCCAGTTGTCAGAATCCAAGGCACGGGAGCTGTACCTGCAGGTCATTCAGTACATGAGGAAAATGTATCAGGATGCCAGACTTGTCCATGCAGATCTCAGTGAATTCAACATGCT GTACCATGGTGGAGATGTATATATCATTGATGTTTCTCAGTCTGTGGAGCATGACCACCCACATGCATTGGAGTTCTTGAGAAAAGACTGTGCCAATGTCAATG ATTTCTTTTTCAAGCATGCTGTTGCTGTGATGACTGTGAAGGAGCTCTTCGAGTTCGTCACGGATCCCTCCATCACCCTTGAGAACATAGATGCTTATTTGGAAAAG gctATGGAAATAGCATCTCAGAGGACCATGGAAGAAAAGACTAGCCAAGATCATGTGGATGAAGAG GTGTTCAAACAAGCATATATTCCCAGAACCTTAAATGAAGTAAAGAATTATGAGAGAGATGTGGACATAATGATGAGGTTAAAGGAAGAGGACATGGCTTTGAACACTCAGCAGGACAAT aTTCTATACCAGACTGTCACAGGACTGAAAAAAGATTTGTCAGGAGTCCAGAAG GTCCCTGCGCTCCTAGAAAGTGAAGTTAAGGAAGAGACTTGTTTTGATTCAGACGATGCTGGGAGCTCTGAGTGCTCTGACACAGACCCTGAAGAGCAGGGAGATCAAGCCGGATGCCAAAACCATACTGCTGACCCTGACGTTGATAAAAAG gaaagaaaaaagatggtcaaggaagcccagagagagaagagaaaaaataaaatccctaAACAcgtgaaaaaaagaaaggaaaaaacagcCAAGGCCAAAAAGGGCAAATAG
- the Riok1 gene encoding serine/threonine-protein kinase RIO1: MDCSLDRMATVVPGQFDDADSSDSEDKEVQSIQAKDDILLKNLQNDAAEVKGEDEIEEEDSYDYDSDWYLDDSTGKLTKGWTWNGSSNHQANRQTSNYNSAKMSTPIDKSLRKFENKINLSKLNVTDSVINKVTVKLRQKEAESYRIKDKADRATVEQVLDPRTRMILFKLLHKEHISEIHGCISTGKEANVYYASTPSGESRAIKIYKTSILMFKDRDKYVTGEFRFRRGYCKGNPRKMVKTWAEKEMRNLSRLRTANIPCPEPIRLRSHVLLMSFIGKDDMPAPLLKNVQLSESKARELYLQVIQYMRKMYQDARLVHADLSEFNMLYHGGDVYIIDVSQSVEHDHPHALEFLRKDCANVNDFFFKHAVAVMTVKELFEFVTDPSITLENIDAYLEKAMEIASQRTMEEKTSQDHVDEEVFKQAYIPRTLNEVKNYERDVDIMMRLKEEDMALNTQQDNILYQTVTGLKKDLSGVQKVPALLESEVKEETCFDSDDAGSSECSDTDPEEQGDQAGCQNHTADPDVDKKERKKMVKEAQREKRKNKIPKHVKKRKEKTAKAKKGK; the protein is encoded by the exons ATGGACTGCAGTCTGGATAGGATGGCCACGGTGGTCCCCGGGCAATTTGACGACGCGGATTCCTCAGACAG TGaagacaaagaagtgcagtcaaTCCAAGCAAAAGACGACATTCTACTTAAAAACCTTCAGAATGATGCAGCAGAGGTGAAGGGCGAAGATGAGATTGAGGAGGAAGACAGCTATGATTATGACAGTGACTGGTACTTGGACGACTCGACTGGAAAACTCACCAAGGGTTGGACCTGGAATGGCAGCAGTAACCATCAG GCAAATCGACAGACTTCTAACTACAATTCAGCCAAAATGTCTACTCCAATTGACAAGTCTTTGCgaaaatttgaaaataagatCAATctaa gTAAGCTGAATGTTACTGATTCTGTCATAAATAAAGTCACCGTAAAATTGAGACAAAAAGAAGCAGAATC GTATCGCATTAAAGACAAGGCCGACAGAGCAACTGTAGAACAG gttttggaTCCCAGAACAAGGATGATTTTATTCAAGTTGTTGCATAAAGAGCACATATCAGAGATACATGGCTGCATCAGTACTGGAAAAGAA GCTAATGTATACTATGCTAGCACACCCAGTGGAGAGAGCAGAGCaatcaaaatatacaaaacttCTATTTTGATGTTCAAAGATCGTGATAAGTATGTGACTGGGGAGTTCAG GTTCCGCCGTGGCTATTGCAAAGGAAACCCTAGAAAAATGGTGAAGACGTGGGCAGAGAAGGAGATGAGGAATTTGTCCAG GTTAAGAACAGCAAACATACCATGCCCAGAACCAATCAGGCTAAGAAGTCATGTTCTCCTCATGAGCTTCATTGGCAAGGATGACAT GCCTGCACCACTTTTGAAAAATGTCCAGTTGTCAGAATCCAAGGCACGGGAGCTGTACCTGCAGGTCATTCAGTACATGAGGAAAATGTATCAGGATGCCAGACTTGTCCATGCAGATCTCAGTGAATTCAACATGCT GTACCATGGTGGAGATGTATATATCATTGATGTTTCTCAGTCTGTGGAGCATGACCACCCACATGCATTGGAGTTCTTGAGAAAAGACTGTGCCAATGTCAATG ATTTCTTTTTCAAGCATGCTGTTGCTGTGATGACTGTGAAGGAGCTCTTCGAGTTCGTCACGGATCCCTCCATCACCCTTGAGAACATAGATGCTTATTTGGAAAAG gctATGGAAATAGCATCTCAGAGGACCATGGAAGAAAAGACTAGCCAAGATCATGTGGATGAAGAG GTGTTCAAACAAGCATATATTCCCAGAACCTTAAATGAAGTAAAGAATTATGAGAGAGATGTGGACATAATGATGAGGTTAAAGGAAGAGGACATGGCTTTGAACACTCAGCAGGACAAT aTTCTATACCAGACTGTCACAGGACTGAAAAAAGATTTGTCAGGAGTCCAGAAG GTCCCTGCGCTCCTAGAAAGTGAAGTTAAGGAAGAGACTTGTTTTGATTCAGACGATGCTGGGAGCTCTGAGTGCTCTGACACAGACCCTGAAGAGCAGGGAGATCAAGCCGGATGCCAAAACCATACTGCTGACCCTGACGTTGATAAAAAG gaaagaaaaaagatggtcaaggaagcccagagagagaagagaaaaaataaaatccctaAACAcgtgaaaaaaagaaaggaaaaaacagcCAAGGCCAAAAAGGGCAAATAG